A window from Halomicrobium urmianum encodes these proteins:
- a CDS encoding NuoI/complex I 23 kDa subunit family protein, which yields MIGVLKSMATTMKHALDGETFTVEYPETTPEVSPRFRGVHKFSQERCIWCRQCENVCPNNTIHIVTDDQRNGEQYNLHIGQCIYCRLCEEVCPVDAILLTQNFEFTADTKDDFAYNKEQLKNVPWYKDIDPLQSREPDRGAWIGEGEGDIDYQ from the coding sequence ATGATCGGCGTCCTCAAATCAATGGCAACGACGATGAAGCACGCGCTGGACGGTGAGACGTTCACCGTCGAGTACCCGGAGACCACTCCGGAGGTGAGCCCGCGCTTCCGCGGGGTCCACAAGTTCAGCCAGGAGCGGTGTATCTGGTGTCGGCAGTGCGAGAACGTCTGTCCGAACAATACGATCCACATCGTCACCGACGATCAGCGCAACGGCGAGCAGTACAACCTCCACATCGGCCAGTGCATCTACTGCCGGCTGTGCGAGGAGGTCTGTCCCGTCGACGCCATCCTACTGACCCAGAACTTCGAATTCACCGCGGACACGAAGGACGACTTCGCCTACAACAAGGAGCAACTGAAGAACGTCCCCTGGTACAAGGACATCGACCCGCTGCAGTCCCGCGAGCCCGACCGGGGTGCGTGGATCGGCGAGGGAGAGGGCGACATCGACTACCAGTAG
- a CDS encoding complex I subunit 1/NuoH family protein: MQAAPLPETLADLLGLDPSNPGVLAVLSIVGATIIGTIMLLNAALAGPWAKRKITAAFTDRIAVNRHGPAGLLIIVADAVRLISKELIVPDGVDRPAWDLAPLVIASSALLGFAVIPMGSGIHLADPEAGLAYVFAVASIASLGLVMAGYASNNKYSFLGGLRAVAQNLAYEIPLILTGVSVVLFAGTLQMSGIVAAQAETLVSIAGIDIPAWYAFVNPFAFVLFMIANLAEVGRNPFDIPEAPTEIVAGYQTEYSSVYFVLIYLGEFVHIFLGGAIVATIFLGGPAGPVLPGIVWFLIKIWGVFMFTQWARSAVPRVRIDQLITIGWKGLLVLAFANLILTAVIVGVIV, encoded by the coding sequence ATGCAGGCGGCGCCGCTCCCCGAGACGCTGGCGGACCTGCTCGGCCTGGACCCCTCGAACCCGGGCGTCCTCGCCGTGCTGAGCATCGTCGGTGCGACCATCATCGGCACGATCATGCTGCTGAACGCGGCGCTTGCGGGCCCGTGGGCCAAGCGGAAGATCACCGCCGCGTTCACCGACCGCATCGCCGTCAACCGGCACGGTCCCGCCGGCCTGCTGATCATCGTGGCCGACGCCGTCCGACTGATATCGAAGGAGCTGATCGTGCCGGACGGCGTCGACCGCCCCGCCTGGGACCTCGCGCCGCTCGTCATCGCGTCCTCGGCGCTGCTTGGCTTCGCCGTCATCCCCATGGGCAGCGGCATCCACCTCGCCGATCCCGAGGCCGGCCTCGCGTACGTGTTCGCGGTGGCCTCGATCGCCTCGCTCGGGCTGGTGATGGCCGGCTACGCCTCGAACAACAAGTACTCGTTCCTCGGCGGCCTGCGCGCGGTCGCGCAGAACCTCGCCTACGAGATCCCGCTGATCCTGACGGGCGTGTCCGTGGTGCTGTTCGCGGGCACGCTCCAGATGAGCGGGATCGTCGCGGCCCAGGCGGAGACGCTGGTCTCGATCGCCGGGATCGACATCCCCGCGTGGTACGCCTTCGTGAACCCCTTCGCGTTCGTCCTGTTCATGATCGCGAATCTCGCCGAAGTGGGCCGCAACCCCTTCGACATCCCGGAGGCGCCGACGGAGATCGTCGCCGGGTACCAGACCGAGTACTCGTCGGTGTACTTCGTGCTGATCTACCTCGGCGAGTTCGTCCACATCTTCCTGGGCGGCGCCATCGTGGCGACTATCTTCCTGGGCGGCCCCGCCGGTCCCGTCCTGCCCGGGATCGTGTGGTTCCTGATCAAGATCTGGGGCGTGTTCATGTTCACGCAGTGGGCCCGCTCCGCGGTGCCCCGCGTCCGGATCGACCAACTGATCACGATCGGGTGGAAGGGCCTGCTCGTGCTGGCCTTCGCCAACCTGATCCTCACGGCGGTCATCGTCGGGGTGATCGTCTGA